In Deltaproteobacteria bacterium, the genomic window AAGCTCTATATCCCGGCGGACCGGATCAGCATCCTTCAGAAATACGTGGGTGCGGATGATTCAGAGCCGAAATTGGACCGTCTGGGAGGACATGCCTGGGAGAAGGCCAAAAGTCGGGCCAAGCGCTCCATCCAGGAGATCGCCAAGCAACTGGTTGAGATCTATGCCCTTCGAAAATATCGTAAGGGCTTCGCCTTTTCCAGGCCGGACCATACTTACAGGGAATTTGAAGCGACCTTTGAACACGAGGAGACACCCGACCAGATAAAGGCCATCGATGCCGTGCTTACCGACATGGAATCGGACCGGCCCATGGACAGGCTGATATGCGGGGACGTTGGTTTCGGGAAGACAGAGGTGGCCATTCGGGCGGCCTTCAAGGCCGTGATGGACGGGAAACAGGTGGCCATGCTGGTTCCAACCACCGTCCTGGCCGAGCAGCACTACGAGACCTTCCGGAGGCGGATGGCCCCTTACAACATCAGGGTGGGTGTGCTCAGCCGTTTCAAATCCCGTGCCCAGCAAAAGGAAATCATTGCCGAGCTTCGTTCCGGGCGGTTGGACATCGTGATCGGGACCCACCGGATCCTGCAGAAGGATATGGGCTTTAAGGACCTGGGGCTTCTCATAGTGGACGAAGAACAGCGCTTCGGTGTCAAACAGAAGGAGGCCCTGAAGAGGTTCAGGGCCCTGGTGGATGTGCTGGCCCTGACCGCGACTCCCATTCCCAGGACCCTCCATCTTTCCCTCATGGGAATTCGGGACCTTAGCATCATCGAGACGCCGCCGGAGGACCGCTTGGCCATTCAGACCTATCTTTCCCCTTATGATGAACCCACCATCGTTCATGCCATCGAATTCGAGTTGGAGCGGGGCGGGCAGGTCTTCTTCGTGCACAACCGGGTCCAGACCATTGATCACATGGCGCAGCGGCTCAAGGAACTGGTGCCGGGGGCAAGATTCGCAGTGGCCCACGGGCAGATGAAGGGGAAGGACCTGGAAGAGACCATGATCCGGTTCCTTCGGAGGGAAACGGACGTATTGGTCTGCACGGCCATCATCGAGTCGGGGCTCGACATCCCGTCGGTAAATACCATTATTATTAATGAAATCGATCGCTTCGGCCTCTCCCAGATCTATCAGCTAAGGGGCAGGGTGGGCCGTGGAAAAGAGAATGCCTATGCCTACCTCCTGATCTCAAAGGATGGGAGAATGACCCGGGAAGCGGAGAAGAGGATCCGGGCCCTCATGGATTTTTCCCAGTTGGGGGCCGGGATCCATCTCGCCCTGCATGATCTCAAGATCCGGGGCGGCGGGAACATCCTGGGCTTTTCCCAGTCCGGCCACATCTCGGCAATCGGATATGAGCTGTACCTCAAGCTGGTGGAGCAAAGCATCGCGGAACTCAAGGGTGAAGAGTGGCACGAAGAGGTGAACCCCGAGATCCACGTGGGCATTCCCGCCTACTTGCCAGGCACCTACGTGGCGGACACGGACGTGAGGTTGAATCTGTACCGCCGGCTTTCGAGTCTCAGGGAAGAAGCGGATCTTGAAGTGATGGCAGGTGAGATGAGGGATAGATTCGGCCCCTTCCCGGAGGAGGTACGCAATCTGCTGAAAGTGATGTCTGTTCGGTTGCTTATGAAGAGGGCAGGAATCACCCGTCTCGATGTAAAAGGCGGAGCCCTGGTCCTCACCTTTTCCGAGGCCTCAAAGGTGGATCCTGCCAGGGTGATCGGGACTGTGCGGGGAAGGCCTTTCACCTTCCTGTCGGACAGGAAACTCCGGATCAGCGGCATCAATCTCTCTCCCCTGGAGTGTCTGGAGGAGGCCGGGGAGTTTATACGGGCCGTTTTACCGGACAAAGGAAAAGAAAGAGGTGGGGATCCAGAGGCCTTTACCGGGGATGAAAGGGGGACCGCCATCTTGGGATAGGGATGGATAAAAGGAGAACGCTCATGTTTCCGGGTCGTTGCAAAAGGCCTGAGTTTGCCCAATCTCATATGTTTGCAAGAGAAAAGGAGAACGCTCATGTTTCCGGGTCGTTGCAAAAGGCCTGAGTTTGCCCAATCTCATATGTTTGCAAGAGACTTCAGGTTCAAGGACCTCGTGTCTGGATGAGGGCAAGAGGCTGAATTGTTCTTGCTTTTTCATTATTTAGTGTTATTCTAAAAATTTCAATGGCTTCTTCAGTTTGTACCATTCTTTGAAGTGTGCAGATTTCCCGGGGGAATTCATGCGGTATAGTCGAATCTTTGGGCTCCTCCTAGTAATTGCAGCCTTACTATCGGGATGTGACCTAGTAATTGCAGCCTTACTATCGGGATGTGACTTTTTCGGGCCCTCGGGTGGCGGGGTCGTTATCAGGGTGGGGAAAAGCAGCATTTCCCCTGAGGCCTTCAAGGAGGAGATGCAGCGGTTCGCTTTGGATCTGGACCTTGATTCCGCTGGATTGAAGCAGGTCATGGACTCCCTTGTGGACTCCCTCGTTGAGCGGCTTACCATCCAGGAATATGCACGCAAAAACGGCATCGAGGTTTCGGAAGCGGAGCTGGAGACGGCCATCGGGGAGATCAAGAAGGGGCAGGGAGAAAAGGATTTCCAGGAGTCCCTGCTTCGGGCCTGTGTGGATTTCGATGAATGGAAAGAGGGCCTCAGACGCCGCCTTCTCTTCGAGAAGATCATGGAGAGGATCGGTGAGCAGATCTCTCCTGTGGGTTTCCAGGAGATCAAGGAATATTACGATTCCCACCAGGATGAATTCAAACGGCCCGCCATGCTCAAATTCCGGCAGATCGTGACCCGGACTGGAAAAGAGGCCAAGGAAGTCCTCAAAAGGCTGAAGGCGGGAGAAAAGATGTCGGACTTGGCCGCCGAGTATTCCATCCTGCCTTACATTGAGGATGAAACCCAGGTGAGTTGGGTGACGCAGGAAGACCTGGAGGATCCCATGGGAAAGGTCCTTTTTTCGCTTCCCCTCGGGAAGCCGAGTGCCGTCACAAAGACTTCCTATGGTTACCATATCTTTGTGGTGTTCAGGAAAAGGGGCCCTGGTATAGTCGGTCTTCCTGATGCAACGGCTGAAATAGAAGCGAAACTCTTAAGGGCGAAGAGGGAGACCTTCTACCGCAACTGGATGGAGGGTTTGAAGAAAAAATATTCGGTTTACGTGAACCGGGAATTGATCACCAAATTGGAGCGCGGATAGAGATGAGATACAAAAAGCTGGTCTGGGCAGGGGTAGTGCTGGCGGTCGTGACCGCTGGATTTTTTCGCCCGGCTGGGGCTGAAACCTGTAACCGGGTGGTGGCTATTGTGAACGATGATGTTATCACCCTCTATGAACTTAACAAAAAGATCAAGCAGGTTACCGGGTTTTCACCCGCCGATCTTCGCAGCCGTGATGAGGAAGGATTTCTCGAAGCTCGCCGCAGGGTGTTGGACCTTCTTATCAACGAGAAGATTTCCCAGAAAAAGATCGCCGAACTTGGAATCCGCGTGACACAAAAACAGGTGGACCGCGCGATCGAAAGGGTAAAGGAACTGAACCATTGGACCCAGGAAGACTTGATGCGTCAACTGGAGAAGGACGGCCTCACATACGAGCAGTATGCGGCCAGGATGAAAACCAACCTCGAGAGGATGAAACTCATTGATTACGAGGTCAAGTCCAAGATCATCATCAGGGAGGAAATGGTCCGGGACTTTTACAAGAAACACCTTGAAGATTTCATGTCGGATCAGGAGGTACATCTTGCGGGCATCTTTCTCGCACGGAAGAATCCCGGAGACCAGGAAGAGATGAAGGCGCTGATCCGAAAGGGCAGGGAGATCCTGGATGAATTGAGAAGGGGAAAAGATTTCCAGGCCCTGGCCAGGGAGATTTCCGAGGGACCCACGGCGGGGGACGGTGGAGACTTGGGTACCTTCAAGATGTCCCATTTGGGTCCGGAGATTCGCAAGGCCCTGCGATCCGTGCCGGTTGGGGGTGTTTCGGATATCATCGTCCAGCCCGGCGGGATTCAGATCATAAAGGTGCTTTCGAGAAAGGGTGGGAAACAGAAATCCTTCGAGGAGGTCAGGGACGCGATCTATGAGACCCTTTATCAAATGGAGGTCAACAGACGGTATATTTCCTGGATCAAGAAACTCCGTGAAAAATCTTACACCAAGATCATCTTCTAGGTCTTCCGAAATGGGCGGCCATGGCCGATAGGGAAACGAGAGAAAATTCCGGGAGGGAAGGAGAAGAGGCGCGGACGGAAAAGCCGGGCCTGGGAGCCCTTTTAAGGGACGCAAGAGAGAAGAAAGGGCTTACCATCGAACAGGTGGCGGAGATCACCCGGGTCCGACGGCGGAACATCGAGGCGATTGAACGAGAGGACTGGGAGGCCTTACCTCCACCGGTTTTCGTCAAAGGGTTTCTCCGGGCCTATGCCAGGGCCCTGGGCGTGGAAGCGGAAGAGTTGCTGGATACGAGCGGTGAGGCCGAAGCCCTCAGGATGGAACCCCTAAGGCCACTTATCGAAGTGCCGAAGGGGAGGAGATGGCGGAACGTCCTGATCGTCTTGATTCTTTGTGCAGTTGCAGGGGGGCTCTATTTCTGGAAGGAGGGGTATTGGTCCGTTCAATGGCCCGGGGTTTTGGGGCGCGTAAATCGGCTGGAAAAACAACTCCCGAAGGAAACTCCTTCCCAGGAGGCGGAAACCTTTGCCCCTGCTCCCGGGGGCGCCCCGAAGAAAGCCTCAGCCGGAAAGCCCGAAGTCCCCACCGCCGGGATCCCCGAGGGCCGGCAGGAGGGGGAATCCATCGACGCAACTTCGCTTGAGGAGGAGGAGATTGCCCTTAAGGAGCACGTGCTCGAAGCCATTGTCACCCAGAAGACCTGGATGAAGATCTACATCGACGATAAAGATCCCAGGGTGTACATTTTGCAATCCGGAACCCGGCCACAGTGGAAGGCCGAGAAGGGATTCAACTTGGTCATCGGGAATGCGGCCGGAATCGAACTTGAGTTTGACGGGATAAAGCTTGAAAATCTAGGAAAAACGGGGCAGGTGGTGAAACTTTCTCTTCCCGAGGGGTTTCACTCCAAGAAATACGAGGAATGAAGTGGACAGTACTTTCGATATCTTCAAGGAACGCGGATTCGTTGAACAAGTGACCGATGAAAACCAGGTCCGGGAACTTCTGGCGACTCCTCCCGTCACCTGCTATATCGGTTTCGACCCCACGGCGAGCAGCCTTCACGTGGGGAGTTTGGTCCCCATCATGGCCCTGGCCCATATGCAACGGGAAGGCCATCGGCCCATTGCGGTGGTGGGAGGTGGAACGACCCTGGTCGGGGACCCCAGCGGGAAAACGGAAATGCGCCGGATCATGAGCCGGGAGAAAATCGAGGAGAACGCCGTGGGGATCAAAAAACAGCTTTCCCGGTTCCTCGATTTCAGCGGGGGCAAGGCCCTTATGGTGAACAATGCGGATTGGCTCGTGGACTTGAACTACATAGAGTTCCTGCGGGACATCGGGCGGCATTTCAGTGTCAACCGGATGCTCGCAGCTGAGAGTTACAGGGCCAGGTTGAAGACGGGCCTGAGTTTTATCGAATTCAACTACATGCTCCTCCAGGCCTATGATTTTTGGCACCTTTTCAAGCACTATGACTGCCGGCTCCAGATGGGTGGGAACGACCAGTGGGGGAATATCCTGGCGGGTGTGGATCTGACGAGACGGCTTGAAGGGGAGGTGATTCACGGCCTTACCTTTCCATTGATCACGACCTCCTCCGGCACCAAGATGGGAAAAACCCACAAGGGAGCC contains:
- the mfd gene encoding transcription-repair coupling factor, which translates into the protein MNAKNPYLDELLKRMDGGERSLHISGLRGASREFFISHLLQRVTRPCLIVLPRGRDAKRFYGEMEFFLPPSFTREEVNARRLYDFPVYDISPLSGLSPHREIITRRLQSLYALTAREDSIVVTSADALLLKILPREALVDALEFFEVGKEFEREALISKFHALGYFRTSLVEERGDFSIRGSVVDIYPPLYPEPVRLEFWGDRLESIRHFDPLTQRSTTQLKDLVLLPANEIIMDEKGIKRARSMGRLPKAFQETGSFPGQEGWMNHFYSRLDTFFDYFPEEGLLLLIEPRRIEIEMERFVERFSRDEERFRREAEKRQAPFPDVDGILVPVEEAGRFFQGRRNVRFSELPVERKEERAHSLAVPGVRDEVAASGFKLSRRDRVTMAPLAEQISAWLKQGFKVVLVSRTKQQAGRLREILGHYDVVVECTAESWSEIPRENRLIICLGRLSRGFAWPEISLCVISEDEIFGTKKSLARPGKEITKGGLNWTAFSQLRVGDPVVHQDHGIGRYGGLQKMEVQGQVNDFVIVEYANNDKLYIPADRISILQKYVGADDSEPKLDRLGGHAWEKAKSRAKRSIQEIAKQLVEIYALRKYRKGFAFSRPDHTYREFEATFEHEETPDQIKAIDAVLTDMESDRPMDRLICGDVGFGKTEVAIRAAFKAVMDGKQVAMLVPTTVLAEQHYETFRRRMAPYNIRVGVLSRFKSRAQQKEIIAELRSGRLDIVIGTHRILQKDMGFKDLGLLIVDEEQRFGVKQKEALKRFRALVDVLALTATPIPRTLHLSLMGIRDLSIIETPPEDRLAIQTYLSPYDEPTIVHAIEFELERGGQVFFVHNRVQTIDHMAQRLKELVPGARFAVAHGQMKGKDLEETMIRFLRRETDVLVCTAIIESGLDIPSVNTIIINEIDRFGLSQIYQLRGRVGRGKENAYAYLLISKDGRMTREAEKRIRALMDFSQLGAGIHLALHDLKIRGGGNILGFSQSGHISAIGYELYLKLVEQSIAELKGEEWHEEVNPEIHVGIPAYLPGTYVADTDVRLNLYRRLSSLREEADLEVMAGEMRDRFGPFPEEVRNLLKVMSVRLLMKRAGITRLDVKGGALVLTFSEASKVDPARVIGTVRGRPFTFLSDRKLRISGINLSPLECLEEAGEFIRAVLPDKGKERGGDPEAFTGDERGTAILG
- a CDS encoding peptidyl-prolyl cis-trans isomerase; protein product: MRYSRIFGLLLVIAALLSGCDLVIAALLSGCDFFGPSGGGVVIRVGKSSISPEAFKEEMQRFALDLDLDSAGLKQVMDSLVDSLVERLTIQEYARKNGIEVSEAELETAIGEIKKGQGEKDFQESLLRACVDFDEWKEGLRRRLLFEKIMERIGEQISPVGFQEIKEYYDSHQDEFKRPAMLKFRQIVTRTGKEAKEVLKRLKAGEKMSDLAAEYSILPYIEDETQVSWVTQEDLEDPMGKVLFSLPLGKPSAVTKTSYGYHIFVVFRKRGPGIVGLPDATAEIEAKLLRAKRETFYRNWMEGLKKKYSVYVNRELITKLERG
- a CDS encoding SurA N-terminal domain-containing protein, producing the protein MRYKKLVWAGVVLAVVTAGFFRPAGAETCNRVVAIVNDDVITLYELNKKIKQVTGFSPADLRSRDEEGFLEARRRVLDLLINEKISQKKIAELGIRVTQKQVDRAIERVKELNHWTQEDLMRQLEKDGLTYEQYAARMKTNLERMKLIDYEVKSKIIIREEMVRDFYKKHLEDFMSDQEVHLAGIFLARKNPGDQEEMKALIRKGREILDELRRGKDFQALAREISEGPTAGDGGDLGTFKMSHLGPEIRKALRSVPVGGVSDIIVQPGGIQIIKVLSRKGGKQKSFEEVRDAIYETLYQMEVNRRYISWIKKLREKSYTKIIF
- a CDS encoding helix-turn-helix domain-containing protein; protein product: MADRETRENSGREGEEARTEKPGLGALLRDAREKKGLTIEQVAEITRVRRRNIEAIEREDWEALPPPVFVKGFLRAYARALGVEAEELLDTSGEAEALRMEPLRPLIEVPKGRRWRNVLIVLILCAVAGGLYFWKEGYWSVQWPGVLGRVNRLEKQLPKETPSQEAETFAPAPGGAPKKASAGKPEVPTAGIPEGRQEGESIDATSLEEEEIALKEHVLEAIVTQKTWMKIYIDDKDPRVYILQSGTRPQWKAEKGFNLVIGNAAGIELEFDGIKLENLGKTGQVVKLSLPEGFHSKKYEE
- a CDS encoding tyrosine--tRNA ligase produces the protein MDSTFDIFKERGFVEQVTDENQVRELLATPPVTCYIGFDPTASSLHVGSLVPIMALAHMQREGHRPIAVVGGGTTLVGDPSGKTEMRRIMSREKIEENAVGIKKQLSRFLDFSGGKALMVNNADWLVDLNYIEFLRDIGRHFSVNRMLAAESYRARLKTGLSFIEFNYMLLQAYDFWHLFKHYDCRLQMGGNDQWGNILAGVDLTRRLEGEVIHGLTFPLITTSSGTKMGKTHKGAVWLDPERTSPYEYYQYWINQSDQDVERFLRLFTFLPIDEIRRLAALEGDEIRYAKEILAYEATKLCHGEEEAEKCRTAARQLFGGERASLSDSVPSLELGEPELEQGIPAYILFEKAGLCKTRGEARRLIAQGGGYVNGKRIDSFDRIIDVRDFDQDVLLLRAGKKRYVRIIAR